A section of the Prochlorococcus sp. MIT 1341 genome encodes:
- a CDS encoding PspA/IM30 family protein: MGFFDRFSRLIRANLNDLVSKAEDPVKILDQSVADMQTDLVKLRQAVAMAISSQKRLLSQAQHAENQVKTWYERAELAIQKDSEDLAKEALTRRKTFQETATSLRNQLKAQEGQVDLLKRSLVALEGKIAEAKTKKDMLKARAQAAKAQQQLQSAVGTLGTGSAMEAFERMEDKVQALEATSQASAELAGADLESQFAALEGGDDLDDELNTLRRKLKSGAEAVALPAVDTNEEDKDSLISSEEIEQVKVTEVDAELEELKKSIEN; encoded by the coding sequence ATGGGCTTCTTTGACAGGTTTAGTCGTTTAATTCGTGCCAATCTCAATGACTTAGTGAGTAAGGCTGAGGATCCTGTAAAGATCCTTGATCAGTCTGTAGCAGACATGCAGACTGATTTAGTAAAGCTAAGGCAGGCAGTTGCCATGGCCATCTCAAGCCAAAAAAGATTGCTTAGCCAGGCCCAGCATGCTGAGAATCAAGTTAAAACTTGGTATGAACGAGCAGAACTTGCAATCCAAAAGGATTCAGAGGATTTAGCAAAAGAAGCCTTGACTCGTCGTAAGACTTTTCAAGAAACAGCGACTTCTTTGAGGAATCAACTAAAGGCACAAGAAGGACAGGTTGATTTGCTGAAGAGAAGTTTGGTTGCCTTAGAAGGCAAGATCGCTGAGGCAAAAACCAAAAAGGATATGTTAAAGGCCAGAGCCCAAGCGGCTAAGGCTCAGCAACAGCTCCAAAGTGCTGTCGGTACTTTGGGTACTGGTTCTGCTATGGAGGCCTTTGAGCGAATGGAAGATAAGGTTCAAGCATTGGAAGCCACCAGTCAGGCATCAGCAGAGTTGGCAGGAGCTGATTTAGAGAGCCAATTTGCAGCTCTTGAGGGGGGTGATGATTTAGATGATGAGTTAAATACTCTTCGGAGAAAGCTAAAGAGTGGCGCTGAAGCGGTTGCCTTGCCTGCAGTTGATACAAATGAGGAAGATAAGGATTCTTTGATCTCTTCGGAAGAAATTGAGCAGGTAAAAGTTACGGAGGTAGATGCTGAACTAGAAGAATTAAAGAAATCAATTGAAAATTAG
- a CDS encoding glycosyltransferase family 39 protein, translating into MKVSPQKRNRTIWLILAIGIVLFLWQLGSTGLVDETPPLFASAARAMAKTGDWLTPRVNGLPRYDKPPLVYWFMAFFYGLPGHIHWDPLGTWAARLPSALSTLALMCALGDTVMRWPQPGDKHPRRTGVVVALAFGLSPLVLLWSRTAVSDPLLCCTLGLSLLIHWRRYAFKTSHPWWLAWAFLGLAVLTKGPVAVILTGLVLLVFGCLQKDLGRLWKITQPCRGLLVTLCISLPWYLAELIVEGEPFWKSFFGYHNFQRFTSVVNSHLQPWWFFIPMMLLASLPFTPFLIYGLFRSSSSRHFDKVENNLDPPNSLNNFAKAWLLSILLFFTFAATKLPSYWLPATPAAALLVGLCSTLSFKQFKAIRYAWTFTILILILLSIILLVSADWIQFISDPEMPSLGSEIVKSGLALRGALIFSLASAFGIIAILRYESIGLLPIQLMLMIFSLTTLVPLWSLGDDLRHFPVRKSAEILVKKNKSSEPFAMVGVMKPSLHFYTGKVVIYEGRSPQALVNLEDRIRNERRDESPPKISFSKKDIKTILMVIDKKTSEMSYWVGLRHEVLGEIGIYRIWRVELESLSARANKLKAAGTSPDWMNPRPERY; encoded by the coding sequence TTGAAAGTTTCACCACAAAAAAGAAATAGAACCATATGGCTAATCCTGGCTATTGGGATTGTGCTCTTCCTTTGGCAGTTGGGGTCAACAGGATTGGTTGATGAGACCCCACCTCTTTTTGCTTCGGCAGCAAGAGCAATGGCAAAAACAGGAGATTGGCTTACTCCAAGAGTTAATGGATTACCTCGTTATGACAAGCCTCCTTTGGTTTATTGGTTTATGGCATTTTTTTATGGATTGCCTGGGCATATTCATTGGGATCCTTTAGGTACTTGGGCAGCAAGACTTCCATCTGCCTTGTCAACGTTGGCGTTGATGTGTGCACTAGGCGATACGGTTATGAGGTGGCCTCAACCTGGAGATAAACACCCGAGAAGGACTGGAGTTGTAGTTGCTTTGGCTTTCGGGCTTTCTCCATTGGTTCTTTTATGGAGTAGGACAGCAGTTAGTGATCCCCTTCTTTGCTGCACACTTGGCCTCAGTCTCTTGATTCATTGGAGGCGTTATGCATTTAAGACAAGTCATCCTTGGTGGCTGGCTTGGGCATTTTTGGGGTTAGCAGTTTTAACAAAGGGTCCAGTTGCTGTGATTTTGACTGGGCTAGTACTGCTTGTCTTTGGTTGCTTACAAAAAGATCTTGGGAGGCTTTGGAAGATAACTCAGCCTTGCAGAGGACTTTTAGTTACTTTATGCATATCATTGCCTTGGTATTTGGCGGAGTTGATTGTTGAGGGAGAGCCTTTCTGGAAAAGTTTCTTTGGGTATCACAATTTTCAGAGGTTTACAAGCGTTGTTAATAGCCATCTTCAACCATGGTGGTTTTTTATTCCTATGATGCTCCTAGCATCTTTGCCTTTTACTCCTTTCTTAATTTATGGTTTGTTTCGTTCTAGTTCTTCCAGGCACTTTGACAAGGTAGAAAATAATTTAGATCCGCCAAATTCACTAAATAATTTTGCTAAGGCATGGCTTCTATCTATACTATTATTTTTTACTTTTGCCGCAACCAAGTTACCTAGCTATTGGTTGCCAGCAACTCCCGCTGCTGCCTTGTTGGTTGGCCTTTGCTCCACGTTATCTTTTAAACAATTTAAAGCTATTAGATATGCCTGGACTTTTACTATTTTAATTCTTATTCTTCTATCTATAATTCTTCTTGTTTCAGCTGATTGGATACAGTTTATTAGTGATCCTGAGATGCCGAGCTTGGGATCGGAAATTGTAAAAAGTGGACTCGCTTTAAGAGGAGCATTGATTTTTTCACTTGCAAGTGCATTCGGGATTATTGCGATATTGCGATACGAGTCTATTGGTTTGTTGCCAATTCAATTGATGCTGATGATATTTTCTCTTACTACGCTCGTACCTTTGTGGTCATTAGGAGACGATTTGCGTCATTTCCCAGTTCGCAAATCTGCTGAGATTCTAGTCAAAAAGAATAAATCTTCTGAGCCTTTTGCAATGGTTGGAGTTATGAAACCATCCTTGCATTTTTATACTGGGAAAGTTGTGATATATGAAGGAAGATCTCCTCAGGCTCTTGTTAATTTAGAAGATCGTATAAGAAATGAAAGAAGAGATGAATCTCCTCCTAAGATCTCATTTTCTAAGAAAGACATAAAAACTATTTTGATGGTAATTGATAAGAAGACTTCGGAGATGAGTTACTGGGTAGGATTAAGGCATGAAGTCCTCGGGGAAATTGGTATATATAGGATATGGCGCGTTGAATTGGAGAGCTTGAGTGCCAGAGCAAATAAGTTAAAGGCTGCTGGAACAAGTCCTGACTGGATGAATCCTAGACCCGAGAGGTATTGA
- a CDS encoding aminotransferase class I/II-fold pyridoxal phosphate-dependent enzyme, with translation MNTSRRLSKLGRGVFARNDQRKNIYRNAKTKLGMPNLVDLSLGSTDLLPPSSVLDEIARNLENPDSSAYCLHADTRPFREAVTSWVARRFDVEVDPDKEVLLLLGSQDGTAHLPLATMNSGDMGLIMDPSYPSHRGGLLLADAKIQYLKLNPENNWKPEFNSLRKSDLERMKMMVLGFPHNPTACVGEQIWLDEALALGVRHDFIVAHDNPYVDLALEGEAPALLRSDGWRKRGIEFFSFSKAWCMGGFRIAFAVGAEPLITALRDLKGVVDFNHSLAVQRGAIVALTHAANWPSQMIEVYRERRDRTMLALKKLGWDLPSPSMAIYLWLPVPLWARDRGVKDEDLAAGLLERTGVALTPGSGFGEGGLGWLRLALVRPVDELEEAVGRMKLWWQSES, from the coding sequence ATGAATACTTCCAGGCGTCTTAGCAAACTTGGGAGAGGAGTATTTGCAAGAAATGATCAACGTAAAAATATTTATCGTAATGCGAAGACCAAATTAGGTATGCCTAATTTGGTTGACCTTTCACTTGGATCAACAGATTTGTTGCCCCCTTCAAGTGTTTTAGACGAGATTGCTCGAAATTTAGAAAACCCTGATAGTTCTGCATATTGCTTACATGCAGATACAAGGCCTTTTAGGGAAGCTGTCACTTCTTGGGTTGCGCGTCGTTTTGATGTTGAAGTTGATCCAGATAAGGAGGTTTTACTTTTATTGGGGTCTCAAGATGGCACCGCACATTTACCACTCGCGACAATGAACTCAGGGGACATGGGATTGATTATGGACCCCTCCTACCCGTCTCATCGAGGAGGCCTTTTGCTTGCCGATGCCAAAATCCAATACTTAAAGCTAAATCCAGAAAACAATTGGAAACCAGAATTTAATTCCTTGAGAAAAAGTGATTTAGAGCGTATGAAAATGATGGTTTTAGGCTTTCCTCATAATCCAACAGCTTGTGTCGGAGAACAGATTTGGTTGGATGAAGCATTGGCCTTAGGAGTTAGGCATGACTTCATAGTCGCGCATGACAATCCTTATGTGGATCTTGCGCTGGAAGGAGAGGCTCCTGCTCTGCTGAGATCTGATGGATGGCGAAAAAGAGGGATAGAGTTTTTTTCGTTTTCTAAGGCTTGGTGTATGGGTGGCTTCCGGATAGCTTTTGCAGTCGGGGCTGAGCCTTTGATCACGGCACTTAGAGATTTAAAAGGGGTCGTTGATTTCAACCATTCATTAGCGGTCCAACGGGGAGCAATAGTGGCATTGACGCATGCTGCTAATTGGCCTAGTCAGATGATTGAGGTTTACAGGGAACGAAGAGATAGGACAATGCTTGCATTAAAAAAATTGGGTTGGGATCTGCCCTCCCCTTCAATGGCAATTTATTTGTGGCTTCCAGTTCCATTATGGGCACGAGATCGAGGGGTTAAGGATGAAGATTTGGCTGCTGGGCTTCTAGAGAGGACAGGGGTTGCTCTTACCCCAGGCTCTGGATTTGGTGAAGGGGGGTTGGGTTGGCTACGACTAGCACTTGTTAGACCCGTAGATGAATTGGAGGAAGCAGTCGGTCGAATGAAACTATGGTGGCAAAGTGAGAGTTGA
- a CDS encoding biotin--[acetyl-CoA-carboxylase] ligase, translating into MRVESVGRAAAVSRLLKKSSPSNFLWDLRCKSVCSSTELVLSRWLKEKPYLENSRFPRAVLALQQRHGKGQYGREWQSSRGGVWISAAFPWFYEKKYAGILGLAVAFALVERIEKYDLPVKIKWPNDLVVGEKKLAGILPGLIYRGNDVRFARIGLGLNVYNNVPFEGVALRRLIGPGKSRLNPWIVETLFAFERAMSFSHQIDWLCDQIAQRLWAKEFLDRASGEAWRINGISSDGGLKVLNSLGEIVLRR; encoded by the coding sequence GTGAGAGTTGAATCTGTTGGTCGAGCTGCTGCAGTAAGTCGCTTATTGAAGAAGAGTTCTCCTTCAAATTTCTTGTGGGATTTGCGTTGTAAATCAGTGTGTTCAAGTACTGAGTTGGTTCTTTCTAGATGGCTGAAAGAAAAGCCATATTTAGAAAATTCTAGATTTCCTCGTGCAGTTTTAGCATTGCAGCAGCGTCATGGGAAAGGCCAGTATGGACGTGAATGGCAATCATCCCGGGGAGGTGTATGGATCAGTGCTGCTTTCCCTTGGTTTTATGAGAAAAAATATGCTGGAATACTAGGCTTGGCAGTGGCTTTTGCATTAGTTGAAAGGATTGAAAAATATGATTTACCGGTCAAGATTAAGTGGCCAAATGATTTAGTTGTTGGAGAAAAGAAGCTTGCCGGAATTCTACCAGGCTTGATATACCGTGGTAATGATGTGCGATTTGCCCGGATAGGTTTAGGCTTAAATGTTTATAATAATGTTCCTTTCGAAGGAGTAGCACTTAGGCGTTTAATTGGTCCAGGTAAGAGTCGATTGAATCCATGGATCGTGGAAACCCTATTTGCTTTTGAAAGAGCAATGTCTTTTTCTCATCAGATCGATTGGTTGTGTGATCAAATTGCACAAAGACTTTGGGCAAAAGAGTTTTTAGATAGGGCCTCGGGAGAGGCTTGGCGTATTAATGGCATTTCAAGTGATGGGGGGTTAAAAGTATTGAATTCTTTAGGTGAAATAGTATTGAGGCGTTGA
- a CDS encoding DciA family protein, protein MRANQEPASALGSCLEGLQKTWQKKGSLAGLLNDWKVIAGPQLSSNCSPVSLQRGVLIIGASHPQWRQALLYNRPQLLAALKAAGHKVRVLKIQQHHPREYKTTDSELKVWARHPSRIDVHGIAKCNLCGNPSSAGELEIWGKCCFCKQKELKEKNN, encoded by the coding sequence ATGAGAGCAAACCAAGAACCAGCTTCAGCACTTGGATCTTGCCTGGAAGGTCTTCAAAAAACTTGGCAAAAAAAAGGTAGTTTGGCAGGGCTTTTAAATGACTGGAAAGTTATTGCAGGACCGCAACTTTCGAGCAATTGCTCTCCTGTCAGCCTCCAACGCGGAGTACTAATAATTGGGGCTAGCCATCCCCAATGGCGTCAAGCACTTCTATACAACCGTCCCCAACTACTAGCGGCTCTTAAAGCCGCTGGGCACAAAGTTAGAGTCCTAAAAATTCAGCAACATCACCCAAGAGAGTACAAAACTACAGATAGTGAATTAAAGGTCTGGGCTCGCCACCCCAGCAGAATTGATGTACATGGAATAGCAAAATGTAATTTATGTGGCAATCCTTCTTCAGCTGGAGAATTAGAGATATGGGGAAAGTGTTGTTTTTGTAAACAAAAGGAGCTCAAGGAAAAAAATAATTAA
- a CDS encoding ABC transporter ATP-binding protein, protein MAKEKESTNPVASLLEVSKIYGDGNAEVKALDRLNLTVNHGDFLAVMGASGSGKSTAMNILGCLDRPTTGNYQLNGISIEDLDDDSLADIRNQKLGFVFQQFHLLPQLTALENVILPMTYAGVPVQRRQKRAQEALLKVGLSERMDNRPNQLSGGQQQRVAIARAIINQPSLLLADEPTGALDSKTTEDVLNLFEELHSQGITLVLVTHEDEVASRAKRIVRFKDGKIIS, encoded by the coding sequence TTGGCTAAAGAGAAAGAAAGTACCAATCCAGTAGCCTCCTTATTGGAGGTAAGCAAGATCTATGGGGATGGGAATGCAGAAGTTAAAGCATTAGACCGTTTAAATCTAACCGTTAATCATGGAGACTTTCTTGCCGTAATGGGAGCAAGCGGATCAGGCAAAAGTACTGCGATGAATATTCTAGGTTGTCTAGATCGGCCAACAACTGGCAATTACCAACTAAATGGAATCTCCATCGAAGATCTTGATGACGACTCCCTAGCAGATATACGTAATCAAAAACTTGGTTTTGTTTTTCAACAATTCCACCTTCTCCCACAACTAACTGCTCTTGAAAACGTAATCTTGCCAATGACTTATGCCGGAGTCCCTGTACAAAGGAGACAAAAGCGGGCACAAGAAGCACTGTTAAAGGTAGGTCTTTCAGAAAGGATGGACAATAGACCTAATCAGCTATCCGGTGGTCAGCAACAACGCGTTGCCATCGCCAGAGCAATTATCAATCAGCCTTCATTACTACTGGCAGACGAACCAACCGGGGCATTAGATTCAAAGACTACAGAGGATGTCCTCAATCTTTTTGAAGAGCTTCATTCTCAAGGAATAACTTTAGTTCTTGTAACCCACGAAGATGAAGTTGCTTCAAGGGCAAAGAGAATTGTTCGTTTTAAAGATGGAAAAATAATTAGCTAG